Proteins encoded together in one Vigna angularis cultivar LongXiaoDou No.4 chromosome 5, ASM1680809v1, whole genome shotgun sequence window:
- the LOC108339698 gene encoding phosphatidylinositol 4-phosphate 5-kinase 6: MNKELTGFVKAWEAAVRKSAGPKKRASSIFTPMSVAHVDDDDDARNGGEVSVTQVEKILPNGDFYTGQWLENGPHGQGKYLWTDGCMYVGEWQRGAITGKGRFSWPSGATYEGDFKSGYMDGKGTYTGSSGDTYKGCWVMELRHGQGTQSYPNGDFYDGEWRKGLQNGHGRYQWKNGNHYIGQWRNGVFYGNGTMMWSNGNRYDGSWEDGLPRGNGTFRWGDGSFYVGVWSRDSKEQSGTYYPSGSCVGHLEWDPQELFSVDLVECSICACEKVAIYPSQKSLNILDGDKMSRKGTDVNGRTRWSSADARVSNYSSEDGSHDGSRTSHGDNSVPRVPNLRLRPPKKQGETISKGHKNYDLMLNLQLGIRHAVGRPAPSTSLDLKSSAFDPKEKVWTKFPPEGSKHTPPHSSCEFRWKDYCPVVFRALRKLFKVDPADYMISLCGNDALRELSSPGKSGSFFYLTNDDRYMIKTMKKSEVKVFLRMLPGYYKHVRAFENTLVTKFFGLHCVKLTGTAQKKVRFVIMGNLFCSQYAIHRRFDLKGSTFGRTTDKPESEIEPTTTLKDLDLNYIFRLRKSWFQEFCRQVNKDCDFLEQERIMDYSMLVGLHFRGMSSCDNVTPPSGYSPGSTTPTGNGNMGDGAPRLSGVDVDHLVVDPSRWIQLGINMPARAESTVRKSCDTPQLVGQPTGELYEIIIFFGIIDILQDYDISKKLEHAYKAFQYDATTISAVDPRLYSRRFRDFIFRVFVED, from the exons ATGAACAAAGAGCTTACTGGTTTTGTGAAGGCTTGGGAAGCAGCAGTTAGGAAATCAGCAGGTCCAAAGAAGAGGGCAAGCAGCATCTTCACACCAATGTCTGTTGCccatgttgatgatgatgatgatgcaagGAATGGTGGTGAGGTTTCCGTTACTCAGGTTGAGAAGATTCTCCCCAATGGCGACTTCTACACAGGGCAGTGGCTGGAGAATGGTCCTCATGGCCAGGGAAAGTATCTGTGGACAGATGGATGCATGTATGTTGGGGAATGGCAGAGGGGTGCAATCACGGGGAAAGGACGGTTCAGCTGGCCCAGTGGTGCCACCTACGAGGGTGATTTCAAGAGTGGTTATATGGATGGGAAGGGCACTTACACAGGGTCTTCTGGGGACACCTATAAGGGTTGTTGGGTGATGGAGTTGAGACATGGCCAGGGGACTCAGAGCTACCCCAACGGGGACTTCTATGATGGGGAGTGGAGGAAGGGATTGCAGAATGGGCATGGGAGGTACCAGTGGAAGAATGGGAACCATTACATTGGACAGTGGAGGAATGGTGTGTTCTATGGGAATGGCACCATGATGTGGAGCAATGGGAATAGGTATGATGGTTCTTGGGAAGATGGATTGCCCAGGGGGAATGGCACATTCAGGTGGGGTGATGGGAGTTTCTATGTTGGGGTCTGGAGTAGAGATTCAAAAGAGCAAAGTGGAACATATTACCCTTCTGGCTCTTGTGTTGGCCATTTGGAGTGGGATCCTCAGGAGCTGTTCTCTGTGGACTTGGTGGAGTGCAGTATTTGTGCTTGTGAGAAGGTGGCAATTTACCCTTCACAGAAGAGTTTGAACATTTTGGATGGAGATAAGATGAGTAGAAAAGGAACTGATGTGAATGGTAGGACAAGGTGGAGTTCAGCGGATGCAAGGGTTAGCAATTACAGTTCTGAAGATGGTTCCCATGACGGCTCAAGGACTTCTCACGGTGATAATTCTGTTCCAAGAGTGCCAAATTTGAGGTTGAGGCCTCCAAAGAAACAGGGAGAGACTATTTCTAAAGGGCATAAAAACTATGACCTCATGCTTAATCTGCAGCTTGGTATCAG ACATGCTGTTGGAAGACCTGCTCCAAGTACATCTCTTGATTTGAAGTCTTCTGCATTTGATCCTAAAGAAAAAGTATGGACTAAGTTTCCACCAGAAGGATCCAAGCACACGCCACCTCACTCCTCATGTGAGTTTAGATGGAAAGACTACTGCCCGGTAGTGTTCAG GGCTCTTAGAAAATTATTCAAAGTAGATCCTGCTGATTACATGATATCATTATGTGGAAATGATGCCCTTCGGGAGCTCTCATCTCCTGGAAAAAGTGGAagctttttttatttgacaaatgATGACCGCTACATGATAAAGACCATGAAGAAATCAGAAGTAAAA GTTTTCTTAAGAATGCTCCCTGGTTACTACAAACATGTTCGGGCTTTTGAGAACACTCTAGTCACCAAGTTCTTTGGTCTCCACTGTGTTAAGCTAACAGGAACTGCACAGAAGAAG GTTCGATTTGTCATCATGGGAAATCTATTCTGCTCACAATATGCCATCCATAGGCGCTTTGACTTGAAAGGTTCCACCTTTGGTCGCACAACGGATAAACCTGAGTCAGAAATAGAGCCTACAACAACACTTAAGGACCTcgatttaaattatatatttcggTTGCGGAAATCTTGGTTTCAAGAATTTTGCAG GCAAGTGAACAAGGACTGTGACTTTCTGGAACAGGAGAGAATCATGGATTATAGTATGTTGGTAGGTCTTCACTTTCGAGGAATGTCTTCTTGTGACAATGTTACTCCTCCTTCTGGTTACAGTCCAGGCTCTACAACCCCAACTG GCAATGGTAACATGGGTGATGGAGCGCCCCGTCTTTCTGGAGTGGATGTGGATCATCTTGTTGTAGATCCTAGTCG GTGGATTCAGTTAGGTATAAACATGCCAGCAAGGGCTGAATCGACAGTGCGAAAAAGTTGTGACACCCCTCAGCTAGTTGGACAACCAACCGGTGAGTTATATGAGATCATCATCTTTTTCGGGATCATTGACATATTACAAGACTATGACATCAGTAAAAAGCTTGAGCATGCTTACAAGGCATTCCAATATGATGCAACAACAATCTCTGCTGTTGATCCAAGACTGTACTCTAGACGGTTTCGTGATTTCATCTTCAGAGTTTTTGTAGAGGACTAA